A part of Lagopus muta isolate bLagMut1 chromosome 26, bLagMut1 primary, whole genome shotgun sequence genomic DNA contains:
- the NRTN gene encoding neurturin isoform X3, which produces MDRSQRCQSFNVLTCSKMKVWKFAAIASMLLSSMLSILVCRDMFNGSRTYSPLPSSLASRASSSSSSSSSLPVAPRRPPRALPRHSSLLSQYSSLLESYTEGEIRQLISALVERYSQAMNSGGHELPLFPKTGNRMKRARARHKPCALKELEVSVSELGLGYESDETVLFRYCSGTCDAAVRNYDLSLKSVRSRKKIRKEKVRARPCCRPLSYDDDVSFLDAYNRYYTVNELSAKECGCV; this is translated from the exons ATGGACAGATCCCAGCGCTGTCAG AGTTTCAATGTTCTGACTTGCTCTAAGATGAAGGTATGGAAGTTTGCAGCCATTGCATCGATGCTCCTCAGTTCCATGTTATCCATTTTAGTTTGTAGAGACATGTTCAACGGAAGCCGGACATACAGCCCCTTGCCTTCCTCGCTGGCCTCACGggcatcctcctcctcctcttcctcttcctcgcTGCCGGTGGCTCCGCGGAGACCCCCCCGGGCCCTGCCACgccacagctctctgctctcccagt ACAGCAGCCTGCTGGAGAGCTACACGGAAGGGGAGATCCGGCAGCTCATCTCGGCGCTGGTGGAACGCTACAGCCAGGCCATGAACTCGGGTGGCCACGAGCTGCCCCTCTTCCCCAAAACGGGCAACCGCATGAAGCGGGCACGCGCCCGCCACAAACCCTGCGccctgaaggagctggaggtgAGCGTCAGCGAGTTGGGCCTGGGCTACGAGTCGGATGAGACCGTGTTGTTCCGCTACTGCAGCGGCACCTGCGACGCAGCCGTCAGGAACTACGACCTCTCGCTGAAGAGCGTGCGCAGCCGGAAGAAGATCAGGAAGGAGAAGGTGCGTGCGCGGCCCTGCTGCAGGCCGCTCTCCTATGATGATGATGTCTCCTTCTTGGATGCCTACAACCGTTACTACACCGTCAACGAGCTGTCGGCCAAAGAGTGCGGCTGTGTGTGA
- the NRTN gene encoding neurturin isoform X1, with amino-acid sequence MCFWRNVWSLQGAEMRKRGWEVTASQRRSLKAGGDGGLMAAPISSHQVQPALDGQIPALSVCRDMFNGSRTYSPLPSSLASRASSSSSSSSSLPVAPRRPPRALPRHSSLLSQYSSLLESYTEGEIRQLISALVERYSQAMNSGGHELPLFPKTGNRMKRARARHKPCALKELEVSVSELGLGYESDETVLFRYCSGTCDAAVRNYDLSLKSVRSRKKIRKEKVRARPCCRPLSYDDDVSFLDAYNRYYTVNELSAKECGCV; translated from the exons gagaaatgtttgGAGTTTGCAAGGAGCTGAGATGAGAAAAAGGGGATGGGAGGTGACTGCGAGTCAGCGCCGCTCTCTGAAGGCTGGCGGTGATGGGGGTTTAATGGCTGCACCCATCAGCTCCCATCAGGTCCAACCTGCTCTGGATGGACAGATCCCAGCGCTGTCAG TTTGTAGAGACATGTTCAACGGAAGCCGGACATACAGCCCCTTGCCTTCCTCGCTGGCCTCACGggcatcctcctcctcctcttcctcttcctcgcTGCCGGTGGCTCCGCGGAGACCCCCCCGGGCCCTGCCACgccacagctctctgctctcccagt ACAGCAGCCTGCTGGAGAGCTACACGGAAGGGGAGATCCGGCAGCTCATCTCGGCGCTGGTGGAACGCTACAGCCAGGCCATGAACTCGGGTGGCCACGAGCTGCCCCTCTTCCCCAAAACGGGCAACCGCATGAAGCGGGCACGCGCCCGCCACAAACCCTGCGccctgaaggagctggaggtgAGCGTCAGCGAGTTGGGCCTGGGCTACGAGTCGGATGAGACCGTGTTGTTCCGCTACTGCAGCGGCACCTGCGACGCAGCCGTCAGGAACTACGACCTCTCGCTGAAGAGCGTGCGCAGCCGGAAGAAGATCAGGAAGGAGAAGGTGCGTGCGCGGCCCTGCTGCAGGCCGCTCTCCTATGATGATGATGTCTCCTTCTTGGATGCCTACAACCGTTACTACACCGTCAACGAGCTGTCGGCCAAAGAGTGCGGCTGTGTGTGA
- the NRTN gene encoding neurturin isoform X2, whose translation MRKRGWEVTASQRRSLKAGGDGGLMAAPISSHQVQPALDGQIPALSVCRDMFNGSRTYSPLPSSLASRASSSSSSSSSLPVAPRRPPRALPRHSSLLSQYSSLLESYTEGEIRQLISALVERYSQAMNSGGHELPLFPKTGNRMKRARARHKPCALKELEVSVSELGLGYESDETVLFRYCSGTCDAAVRNYDLSLKSVRSRKKIRKEKVRARPCCRPLSYDDDVSFLDAYNRYYTVNELSAKECGCV comes from the exons ATGAGAAAAAGGGGATGGGAGGTGACTGCGAGTCAGCGCCGCTCTCTGAAGGCTGGCGGTGATGGGGGTTTAATGGCTGCACCCATCAGCTCCCATCAGGTCCAACCTGCTCTGGATGGACAGATCCCAGCGCTGTCAG TTTGTAGAGACATGTTCAACGGAAGCCGGACATACAGCCCCTTGCCTTCCTCGCTGGCCTCACGggcatcctcctcctcctcttcctcttcctcgcTGCCGGTGGCTCCGCGGAGACCCCCCCGGGCCCTGCCACgccacagctctctgctctcccagt ACAGCAGCCTGCTGGAGAGCTACACGGAAGGGGAGATCCGGCAGCTCATCTCGGCGCTGGTGGAACGCTACAGCCAGGCCATGAACTCGGGTGGCCACGAGCTGCCCCTCTTCCCCAAAACGGGCAACCGCATGAAGCGGGCACGCGCCCGCCACAAACCCTGCGccctgaaggagctggaggtgAGCGTCAGCGAGTTGGGCCTGGGCTACGAGTCGGATGAGACCGTGTTGTTCCGCTACTGCAGCGGCACCTGCGACGCAGCCGTCAGGAACTACGACCTCTCGCTGAAGAGCGTGCGCAGCCGGAAGAAGATCAGGAAGGAGAAGGTGCGTGCGCGGCCCTGCTGCAGGCCGCTCTCCTATGATGATGATGTCTCCTTCTTGGATGCCTACAACCGTTACTACACCGTCAACGAGCTGTCGGCCAAAGAGTGCGGCTGTGTGTGA